In the genome of Aequorivita sp. H23M31, the window AAAGCGTTATAAACAAAATTGCCATCCTTCCCTAGTTTGTTGAGAACTCGGTCTTTTAAAAAGTAGGTATTTTTGAAGTTGTCAACGCCTATGAAGCGATCCATGGTCACCGGAATTGTTTCCTTTATTGCCACAGTTTGGGCGCCTCCTATCTGGGGAAATATCAACAATAGAAATAAATATCGAAACATATTTAATTGATTAAAGGCAAAGATACCTCTTACCCATAGAAGTCGAAATGATTTTGGAGAGTTTTGAAAATTATTCTGACGGCGAAGTTGACACCAAACAACCAATCACTAAAAAGCAGTTGCCTAAAATCCAAAATAGTTTTAAGTTGCAGCTACACTTGTAATTTAAACAAAAGAGATAAGAACATTTTAATCATAAAAAATTATGTTGAAGCACTTATACCTTACAATAATTATTTCACTCCTCGCCTGTTACGGATTCGCTCAACAAATAAGCGGTAGTGCTTTCTACACCTCCATGTATAAAGAAGATGAGCCAAAATTTGATGAGGAGGAGATGGAAGACCCCCTTACTCAGGCCCTTGCAGAACAATTAAAAAAGGGATTCCTTGATGAATATGAGCTCCAATTTAATCAAGAAGAATCCATTTTTAAGAAAATCCCAAAATTGGAAAAACCAGATCCAAATAAAGGAGGGATATCAATATCAATGTCCTTGATGGGAGAAAACGAAATTTTGTATAAGAATATAAAGGAAAACAAATTGATCAATGAAAAGGAATTATATGGAAAACCGTTTTTGATTCAAGATACCATTGAAATCAGGGATTGGAAATTGAGTAAGGAAAGCAAAACTATTGGAGAATACGTATGCTTTAAAGCTACTTATCTTCCTCCTAGCCTCAGCGGGGATAAGGATAATGAGGAGAATTCTTCAACTCACTCGGAAACCAAGGAAGAAGAGATTATTGCGTGGTACACTCCACAGATTCCCGTTAAAAATGGCCCCAAGAATTATGGTGGTTTGCCCGGCTTGATCTTGGAAGTACAGGAGGGAAAATTAATTTTTCTCTGTACAAAAATTGTACTAAGCCCCAAAGAACCAATGGGAATCATAAAACCATCCAAAGGGAAAAAAGTAAGCCAAAAAGAATTCGATGCCATTTTAGAGAAAAAGAATGAAGAAATGAGGGAAAACTTTAAAACCCGAAAACGGAGAGAGTAATTACTCTTGAAGATGTAAGTCGCGCTAATTCTAGGCAGTGTATTTGCAGCGGTAGCCGCAAAAGTAGCGGCAGTTATTAAGGATGGATTTCATGTATATTTGTTTCCATCCATAAAAAACTCTCAAATTCACTAAAATACACATTGTATGAAAGCATTTATAACCTTGCTCTTCCTTATTTTTTCACTGCAAAACTTCGCCCAAAACATTAGTGGTCAGGCCTATTATCAATCTAAAAATGCATTGGACTTTGATGTTTCCGACACAAAATCGCAACTATCGGAGGATGTGAAAAAGACGATCCTCGACGGAATGAAAAGCATGCTGGAAAACACTTTTATCCTCACTTTCAATAAGGAAGAATCCATTTATAGGGAAGAAGAAAAACTAGATGCTAATCCCGCATACGCCGGAATGAAAATGATGATGGGCAGTTTTATGCCGGGACCGATGTATAAGAATCTCAAAACTGGTAAAATGCTGGAGGAAAACGAATTCTTCGGAAAGCAATTTTTGGTTACCGATACTATTCAGAAATTAGATTGGAAGCTTGAAAAGGAATCCAAACAAATTGGTCAATATGTGGTATTTAAAGCCACTGCTATCAAAAAAATAGACCCGAATGATTTCCTAATGGCACGACCCAAGAAAAAAGACTCATCGGCAAATGAGGCAAAAGATGAAAAAGAAAAAAACGCAGATAATAAGAAAAATGAAATCCCAGATCCTATGGATATGATCGAAATCCCAGAAGAGATTGAAATTACTGCCTGGTACACGCCACAAATCCCCGTTAGCAATGGTCCTGGAGAATATGGAGGACTTCCAGGATTGATAATGGAATTGAGCTTTTATAAAACCACGATTCTCTGTTCAAAAATTGTAATGAATCCGAAGGCGGCAGAAAAAATTGAAGCACCAAAAAAAGGAAAAGAAGTTTCCAGAGAGGAATACACTAAGATCGTAAAGGAAAAGACCGAAGAGCTCCGGGAGAATTTTAGGAATATGGGTGGTAGACGTGGAAGTGGATTCTAAAAAGAAATTGAAATCGAAATCGAAATCGAAATTCAAAGTGAAATTGTAACCAAAAATTTAAGAGAAATCTTCTCTGCCGTCTTTGCGCCCCTGCCCGTCCGGCAGGCGGATCTGCAGTAAAATATCTTTTTTTAAATGAAAAAAATCATTCCCTTTCTATTTATAATTTTCTCAATCTCCCTTTCCGCCCAAAATATAAGCGGCAAGGCATATTATAAATCCAATACCAATACTGGCAGGGATTACAGTGAAATGCCGGAGGAAAAAAGACTTCGACTTGAAAAAAGGGATAAGGAGCTTTATGAGAAAACGTATATCCTTACCTTCAACAACAAAGAATCTATTTTCAAAGAAGAAGAAACCCTAAAAGATCCACGAACTTCAGCATATATGATGGGAGTTTTTTCAGCTATGAGAAGTTATATCATCAAAAGCATCTTTAAGAATCTGGAGACCAGGAGAATTATCGAAGAAAGGGAATTCTTGGGAAAAAAGTTTCTTATTGATGACACGCTGACAAATATAGATTGGCAACTAGAAAAAGAATCCAAACAAATTGGAGAGCATATTGTTTTTAAGGCCACCGCGACAATAAAAGTTGATTTGAATGATTACCGTACGCAAATTTCAACACCTCAAGATTCAGTAGAGACAAAAAATGAAGGGATTTTTATAGCGACTGCGTGGTACACTCCACAGATTCCAGTTTCAAATGGTCCTGACGAATATTCGGGATTACCGGGACTGATTATGGAACTCAATGTAGGACGAACAACCTTCCTATGTTCCAAAATTATTTTATATAATGAAAATAAAGTCAAAATTAATCCTCCCAAAAAAGGGGAAGTTGTCACTTATGAAAAATTTGAGAAGATTGTAGCCCTTAAAAAAGAGGAGTTAGAGAAGAATTAAGAGTAAAATAATTGGTGATTGGAAATACCTCTCGCCCCATCCCATTTCCGTAAACTCGGAAACCTTTGATTAAAAAATATAAAATGAATAAAATCCTATTCTTCCTCTTCACAATATTTTCTCTTTCTCTTTCCGCCCAGAGTATCAAGGTAAGAGGAACTATCAAAGACAGTATCGGCAGTCCGTTGGAATTTGCCAATGTTATAGCCAGCATAAAATCTACTGGCGAAACAGAATCGTATGGCATCACCAACCACGAAGGTCGTTTTCAACTGGACCTTCCAAAAGGAAATACCTATGTTTTGAGAGCGAGTTTCTTGGGTTTCCAAAATGCGGAAAAGTTAGTTGAAGTTCCTGATAATGCCCAAAATATGCAAATCGATTTTATTCTTAAAGAACAAGAAAACCGATTGGATGATGTGGAACTTGTCTATGAAATGCCCGTTACTATCAAAGGAGACACGATTGTTTACAACGCCGATAGTTTCACTTCTGGCACTGAACGCAAACTGGGCGACGTGCTGAAAAAACTACCTGGTGTGGAAGTGAACAAAGAAGGTGAAATCCAGGTAGAAGGTAAAACCGTTCAAAAAGTAATGGTGGAAGGAAAGGACTTTTTTGATGGCGACAGCAAACTTGCAACAAAGAATATTCCCGCCGATGCAGTTGATAAAGTTGAGGTTTTGCGAAATTACAATGAAGTGGGCCAAATGCGCGGTCTTGGAAATGATCAGGATAACATAGCCATCAACATTAAACTCAAGGAAGGAAAAAAGAATTTTTGGTTTGGCGAAGTTACAGGTGGAGCAGGTATTGCTGATGATTATGGTGATGAAAATGGCAGGTATTTAGTCCATCCCAAATTGTTTTATTACAGTCCTAAATACAGTATTAACCTAATTACGGATTTCAATAATATTGGAGAGGTGCCATTTACTTTTATGGATTACTTCAAGTTTACCGGAGGATTTCGAAACATCAATCGAAGTGGGGGCACCAATTTTAATATTAGCAATAGCGACTTGGGATTTGCAATGGCCCAAAACGATCGTGCAAAGGCAATTACCGCGAAGTTTATTGCGGGAAATTTTAGTTACGCTGTTAACAAAAAATGGGATGTAAGCGGATTCACTATTCTTAGTGATAATAAAACTGATATTGTAAACAGCAGTATTCGGCAGTATAATCTTCAAGGAATTACTGAGAAAACCGATTCTGAAAATAATCAGCACAGCCAATTGGGGATGTTGAAATTAAGCAGCAGATATAAGCCAAGTCACAATTTTCAACTTGATTATGATGTTCTGGCTAAAACATCCAACCAACGCCAAGATGATACAACTATTTCCATATCAGCGGGCAATCAAAACGATATTTCAGGCTTAAAGGAAAACAAACCTCTTTCTATTAATCAAAATTTAAACGCTTATTACACCCTAAACGAAAAGAATATTTTCGCAGCTCAACTTCAGCATCTGTATCAAGATGAAGATCCATTTTATCAGGCAGTCCAGGATATAAATCCCTTTATGGGAAACCCTGAAATACCCGATCCTGTTGTTCTTGCCGAACGCTATAATATCAACCAGGACAAAAATGTGAAAAGCAATAAAATTGATGGGAAAATCGATTATTATTATGTGCTTAATAATTTAAGCAACTTAAATTTCACTCTCGGAACTACCTATAGCAATCAAAAATTCAAATCTGGGATATTCCAGATTCTGGACAATGGAGATACTAATCCCTTTGTAAGCGATGATTTTAACAATGATGTTTCCTATACTTTTTCAGATATATTTCTCGGGCTTCATTATAAACTTAAAACAGGGAAATTCATAATCACCCCCGGAATTACACTTCATAATTACAATTTGAAGAATGAACAATTTGGAACTATTTCTTCCCAAAATGATTGGAGAATACTTCCAGATCTCAATGTGATTTTAGAATTGAAAAAGAGTGAAAACCTACGATTCAATTATTCCATTTCTTCAGAATATAGCGACGTGAATAATTATGCACAAGCCTACGTTTTTAATAATTATAACCGGCTCTTCAAAGGAAATAGGGAATTGGAGAATTCGCTTTCGCATAATTATAATCTGTCCTATTTTAGTTTCAATCTATTTAATTACACCAATATACATGGAAGGTTAAACTATAGTAGAAGAATTGATGCCATAAAAAACACAACTGTTTTCTCGGGAATCAATCAGGTTAGCCGCCCCTTAAACTTTGACAGCAATTTTCCGGATGAAACATTTTCAGCTTATGGAAGTTTTAGCAAAAGGGTTAAAAAAATTGAGTTCAAATTGAACGCAAATCTATATTTAAGCAAGGTTCATAATATCATTAATGAGGAAATACGAGAAAGCGAGAGTTTTACCCAAAACTATACGGCGAGCATAGCCAGCAACTTTAGAAAGTTTCCAAATATTGAAGTTGGGTACACCTTCATCAAGAATGATTATGACAACGGAGGGGGAAATCAAACCTTTTTTACCAATAAGCCTTATGCGAAGTTGGATATGCGTTTTTTAAAGAATTTTGACTTTGTGGCGGATTGGGATTATTACAATTACACTAACGAAGAGAAAAGCATTAAAAATACTTATTCCTTCTTAAATGCGAATTTATATTACCAAAATGGAGAAAGTCCTTGGGAATTTTCGGTTCGAGCAACCAATATTCTGAATACAAAATCCTTGAACAACGATAGTTTTAGCGAACAGTTCACAATCGCTTCGCAATATTTTGTAATGCCACGCATTGTGATGTTTGTGATAAAATATGATCTTTAGTTGAAACCAAAATTGAAATCAAAATCGAAATCGAAACCGGAGGAGGATTGAAATCGAATTCTTTACAAAAGCTGAATTCCACATTCCCGATCCGCTTCTCCTTTAGTGGGATCGTAATAGTCGAATTCTATAGCAAGGTTGTACTGCTGGGTATATTGATACAAATCTTTTGTGGTGGCGTAATAAAACGGGCTCACTTTTAAGATTCCATTTTTTGTATAGCTCAAAATGTCCAATTTTTCCCGGTGCTCGGATTGTCCCTGCCTCACATTGGTAAACCATACGTCAGGGTTGTGGTCTTTTAATGCCCTTCTAAAAGGTTCCATCTTTACCAATTCGGTAAACAAGGCATGCAACCGGTCATTGACATCCGGAATTCCATAATAATAGCTAATAAACTCCTTTGAGAAAGTGGGTTTGTATTTGTAGAGGTTCAAGCGCAAGGATTTTTCCATCTCCCAGATATGCTCATAAGTAGAGGAGGTATTAAATCCCGTATCGCACCATATTACCGGAATATCAGGTTTCTGCTGCACGACGGCATGGATAAGAACGGTAGCATACGGTCTGAAATTACTGGTTATAATGGGTTTTTCAGCAAAAGACAATGCCCATTGGATAATATATTCCGCAGATTTTTCCCTTAGGATCTTGTTATAATATCCTAAATCGAGAACCTCATCTTTCTTTTTTGCCTCTACTTTCATCTTAAACGCAAAGATAGCAATCTCTGCTTCTTGATTTTAAAAAAAAAGATTTTTTTGTCTTTATATTAGTTAAGAATCAAATTGGCTGAACAAAAACAAAAAGTGGCAATAAGGAATGTGTCTGATTAATTACCTTTATCAACTTTCAAAAATAGGTTCACCTTATTTCCAGTAATCGTCAAAATGAATTATACATTTAGAAAGGCTACAATCCAAGATATTCCCCAAATTTGGCAAATCCTGCAAGATGCTATCGCTCGCCGGAAAGATGATGGCAGCAACCAATGGCAGGACGGTTATCCAAATCCCGAAACCATTGAAAATGATATTACCATTGAAGCTGGATACATTCTGGAAATAGATTCGCAAATTGCAGGTTACGCCGCAATCCTTATCAACGACGAACCGGAATATGATAACCTAAAAGGAAAATGGCTCACTACCGGTGATTTTGTTGTCTTTCATCGCTTGGCGGTTGCTAAAGAATTTTTAGGAAAAGGAATGGCGAGCGAGCTCTTTCTCCAGATAGAAAAATTCGCAAAGGACCATAACATTAACAGTATAAAAGCCGATACGAATTTTGACAATCTAGCAATGCTACATTTGTTTGAAAACCTGGGTTATCATTTTTGTGGCGAGGTATATTTCCGTGGTAGTGCGAGGAAAGCTTACGAGAAAGTACTATAAGAATAAAAGTTTTCCTTGAATGCATTATTTTAAGTTCAATAGAAATCCTTTTTTTCCAATCTGGCACGTTTTTTTCTAATCCGAGCGTAAAATTAACTTATGAAAAAATTCCTTTTAGGCGTAATCGTTGCTCTTGCAATTGTTTTTGTTTTCCGCTTTTGCGATAACAAAAAAAGTGATCGAGAGACAATTTCCGCAGATACTGCCTTAATTCAGAAAGAACTTAAAAATGTGGGTAAGCTTGTAGTGACGGAAGGAACTTATGGCCAAGTTTTTAGCTTTAAAGCGAGCAAAGATCTACTTTTCGGACTTACCTATGCAAATAAGCGCGCCCTTGTTGTTGTAAATGCCAATGCAACGATCGCATACGATTTAAGCAAGATACAAACCGAAATTGATGAGGCCACAAAAACGGTGACCATAACAAAAATTCCCGAGCCCGAACTTTCTATAAATCCGAACATTGAATATTACGATGTTCAACAAGATTACCTGAACAAATTTGATGCTTCGGATTACAACAAAATAAAGAGACGTGTAGAAAAATCGCTTCGTGAAAAGATCCAAGAATCCGAACTCCGCACCAATGCCGAAAATCGGCTGATTTCGGAACTTTCAAAGATTTATATTCTAACAAATTCTATGGGTTGGACATTAAAATACAATGCCACTGTTGTTGAAAACGAAGATGATCTTCAACAATTAAAACTCTGATGAAGTTGAAATTGAAATCGAAGTCGAAATCGAAATCGAAAATATAAATCAATTCCCTAGCATCCATTTATCAATCTTCGTTTCCCCCTCGGGGGCTAGGGGGAACCGATGAAGTTGAAGTTAAAATCGAAATCGAAATCAAAAATCAACTTCCTGGCATCCATTAACCAATCTTCGTTTCCCCCTCGGGGGCTAGGGGACCGATGAAGTTGAAGTTGAAATCGAAATCGAAATCGAAATCAAAAATCAACTTCCTGGCATCCATTAACCAATCTTCGTTTCCCCTCGGGGGCTAGGGGGATCGATGAAGTTGAAATCGAAATCGAAATCGAAATCGAAATCAAAAATCAACTTCCTGGCATCCATTAACCAATCTTCGTTTCCCCCTCGGGGGCTAGGGGGACCGATGAAGTTGAAGTCGAAATCGAAATCGGAATCGAAATCAAAAATCAACTTCCTGGCATCCATTAACCAATCTTCGTTTCCCCCTCGGGGGCTAGAGGGCAATGTCATTAAGTTAAGGTTTTCTCAAACTCCATCTTTCTGATTCTTAGTTATTTTTGGCTTTATTCTTGCGCGATATTTCCCAGGGTTTCTTTCTGATTTTCGATTGGGCCTACTAGGGACCAAATGCGATTTGTATAAGGATTTAAGTTCTTCTACAATGTCGCTTCCATCTGTTTTTTCATCAAGAAATAACGTTACTACTCTATTCTTTAAAAGCCCATAAGATATATTTGTGTTGACCTTATAATCGTATTTCTTACCCCGATTAATATCCTTAAGCTCATCTTCGAGCTCACTGACAATCAAGGTCTGTACATTGCTTACAAATAATGCTGCCTTAAAATCCTGTAGAATGCTCTGGTTTGAATAGCCGGAAAAGTGTTCGACTCTCAATTTGTTTTTGAGCTCGTCATAAAAAGTCTCTACGCCCCATCTTTTGAAGTATAGCTCCTTGAACTGACTTGTCGGGTACAGATTGCTGTCCAACAACGAGGTCATTAAAATCTCGACGTTCCCCTTGCCCAGCTCAATTCTCACCAGCCGTACTTTTATAGGACAGTTCTTAGTATATTCTTTATCTGTGAGTTTGGCATTTTTGCCTGGATATATCGCTACCACAAGTGACTTCTTTCTGCTCTTTTCAAAATCCATGACCAAACCGCTAAAACTTGTCTTTACCCGCATCAAATAATCAAATTCACTTTTGACATGCTGCTGTATAAAATCATAAGACGGATACCCCCTGTCGTAGATAATCAAGTCATTACTTTTACAATGCTCAAGATGGGTAAGGGCCAGATCTCTTTCTCCCCGTACTACGGGGGCCAAAATACCATCGAGGACATATTTATTCAGTACGTCATAAATAACGGAACATCTTGCCTGAACCAAAACAGTACTGGATTGGTTCTTGGTCTCCCCATAAATTGCTTTGAGCTCATCAGTGATCGGCAGGGTAATTCGAGTTCCATCTACCGCCAATAGCCTAAACCCGTTCCATAACTTTATCGCTGGAACATTATCGGTATAAAATTCGTTCAGCAATACTCGGGAGAGCTCATCGAACACTTCAGGCCTAATCTTCTTTCTGGCCTGTACAAAAGCGCTCTTGGTAAATTTCGAATTAGAACCAGCCTTAAGCAAGCTGGTGAAATTCTCTATTTCTAGGGATAGGCTTTTTCTTAGGAAGTTCAACATAAATAAAAGAAGGATTGGAAAACATTGTTTTCTGTTTCTAGTAAAATGTTCGTTTGAAACTTTAAACTCCGTTTTTAGCTCATTGCTAAAAATCGTTGCCTTTATCTTTTCAAGGATAAAATTAGCGGTTTTTTTTCATAAATAAGTCATTGATTATCAGTTAAATATACGATTTATTTGAATGAAAAACAAGTGTATATTACTGAAAATCAACAATTTAACACGCTAACTTAATGACATTGGGCTAGAGGGACCGATGAAGTTGAAGTTAAAATCGAAATCGAAATCAAAAATCAACTTCCTGGCATCCATTAACCAATCTTCGTTTCCCCCTCGGGGGCTAGGGGGACCGATGAAGTTGAAATTGAAATCGAAGTCGAAATCGAAATCGAAATCGAAAATATAAATCAATTCCCTAGCATCCATTTATCAATCTTCGTTTCCCCCTCGGGGGCTAGGGGGGACCGATGAAGTTGAAGTTAAAATCGAAATCGAAATCAAAAATCAACTTCCTGGCATCCATTAACCAATCTTCGTTTCCCCCTCGGGGGCTAGGGGGGACCGATGAAGTTGAAGTTAAAATCGAAATCGAAATCAAAAATCAACTTCCTGGCATCCATTAACCAATCTTCGTTTCCCCCTCGGGGGGCTAGGGGGATCGATGAAGTTGAAGTTGAAATCGAAATCGAAATCGAAGTCGAAGTCGAAAATAGTTCTTTATTGGTAATCCATCACTAAGGTTCCTGAGGGTTTTCTTGAGCTCTAAGAGCGAAAGAAAATGTACCGAAGGACTACCCTTAAAGCTTCTTGCTTAAACTAAAATATCCACCCCCATTCATAGCTTCCACTCCTTGACTTTTTAAGATTCCCGCTGCACTCGCGCTTCGCATTCCACTGGCACAGCAACAAATTACCGGTTTATTCCATTTTTTGATAGTGGACATTTTAGAGTTTAGACTTTGAAGCGGTATATTTTTGGAACCTGGAATGGCTCCGCTATCATATTCACCTTTGCTCCTGACGTCTAATATAATCGCACCACGATTTTTAAAATCCTGTATCTTCTTAGTTTTGTTTCCGAATAAAAAATCCAATAATCCCATAATTATAATTGTTTTTGTATTGACGGTCCTTGGAAATTCAAACCCCAAAATATCGGGACCACCTATTTTTTTTTAAATCATATTTGTTTTTCCCATCTAATTTCCGAATTGTTTAGGAGCATTAAACCGCCCTCTATCAAATGAGCTACTTTAGGACGTTGCTCTTTCAAATTTGAAAGATGTGTCAATACTTCCAGTGAAAAACTAGAATCCTCTTTAGCAACCAACTCATAAATCTCCAAAGAAAGAAGCCAGTCGTTTGGATATTTTTGCTTTAGAATTTCATATATATTTTGAAGCTTGGTCGAATCCTGTTCAGATTCATGACGAATCACTCTCACTTCTTTATAAAGAGAGTTTAATTCATTTTCCTCCGCCGAAAGATTAGGACGAATGGTTTTGCTATTAGAAATATGCGTTACCAGATCAAATGAATTAAAATCGGCAGCACCCGCAAATGCTGAAACAATCTCCTTCCCTACCGCCATATCAAAATCTCCCATTTCTGGAGTAAACAACAATTCATCTTTATATTTTACCGTGCAATCCGTAAACTGGATAAGCATTAACTCACCTCTAAGGTTTCTCATTCCGGTAACGTTTAAACCTTCTACGGTAATTCCGCTTTCAAACTCAAATGAAATAGGTTTTCCATCATAAAAATTATAAGCCTGTAGATCGCGCGGACCCATATTTTCAATAGATAGATTTATGCCCTTCAATTTGCCCAAGGGAGAACGAAAACCGTTAATATGTCTATTAATCCCGTGCCCGATTACTTCCTTTTCCCGATAACTGAGAGCGGTTTTTCCTTTGGTCTCAAAGTAAATTACTTCGTTATCCTCATTTTGTATCATTCGGCTAAAGTGTCCGCTAATTTGTAAGCCCGTACTAATTTCAATAGTACCTAATTGTCGGGATTTTATGAGTTTTTCCAATCCTCGCCATCCGCCTTTTCGCACCGCCATGGTATTTGCAAACTCTTCCAGGACTTCTTGCAAATACGCAAAATCAGGAGTAACATAGAGTTGGGGTTGTGGCTTGGTAATATCAAACTCTTGATAGGCGGCATCAATAGAATAAGGGATTTTCTTCACTTCTTCTTTCATACACCAAACACTTTCCCCAATGGAAGATAGCAAGCCCGCACCATAAATTTTTGGATTTTCCACCGTGCCCACCAAGCCATATTCAACTGTCCACCAATGCAAATTCCGAATCAGGGAAATTTCAGAAGGATTTACTTTCTTGTTTTGAAGTTCTTCCAAACGGTGTTCTGCAGCATTGATTAT includes:
- a CDS encoding aromatic amino acid hydroxylase, translating into MEIRIESNELIDRLPPHLKQYIKPQDYEQYTPINQAVWRYVMRKNVDYLGKVAHESYVKGLQKTGISIDEIPSMYGMNRILKEIGWAAVAVDGFIPPNAFMEFQAYKILVIASDIRQLENIEYTPAPDIIHEGAGHAPIIASPDYAEYLRRFGEIGAKAISSAHDIEMYEAVRELSILKEAESISTEIINAAEHRLEELQNKKVNPSEISLIRNLHWWTVEYGLVGTVENPKIYGAGLLSSIGESVWCMKEEVKKIPYSIDAAYQEFDITKPQPQLYVTPDFAYLQEVLEEFANTMAVRKGGWRGLEKLIKSRQLGTIEISTGLQISGHFSRMIQNEDNEVIYFETKGKTALSYREKEVIGHGINRHINGFRSPLGKLKGINLSIENMGPRDLQAYNFYDGKPISFEFESGITVEGLNVTGMRNLRGELMLIQFTDCTVKYKDELLFTPEMGDFDMAVGKEIVSAFAGAADFNSFDLVTHISNSKTIRPNLSAEENELNSLYKEVRVIRHESEQDSTKLQNIYEILKQKYPNDWLLSLEIYELVAKEDSSFSLEVLTHLSNLKEQRPKVAHLIEGGLMLLNNSEIRWEKQI